tttcacaaccatTTTACTTTGCTGGATTCGTGGAAATACTTCGCCTTTGCTGGAACTAACAATCTTTTAGGCTTTGCTGAAATTGAGGGTGTACTTAGCCTTACTGGAATTAAGGATCTCCTcaactttgttgggatcaaggatctccaaggctttactttcctggagttaaggatctcttagactttgctggaattaaggatgtactcagctttgctggaataaaggatctcctcagctttgttgggatcaaggatctcccaggctttgttgggatcaaggatctcccagactttactggaattaaggatgtactcagccttgctggaataaaggatctcctcagatttGTTGGAACCAAGGATGTCttaggctttgctgggatcaaggatctcccaggctttgttgggatcaaggatctcccaggctttgttgggatcaaggatctcctagactttgctggaattaaggatgtactcagccttgctggaataaggGATCTCTTCAGCTTTGTTGGAACCAAGGATGTCttaggctttgctgggatcaaggatctcccaggctttgttgggatcaaggatcccccaggctttgttgggatcaaggatctcctagactttgctggaattaaggatgtactcagccttgctggaataaaggatctcctcagctttgttggaaCCAAGGATGTCttaggctttgctgggatcaaggatctcccaggctttgttgggatcaaggatctcccaggctttgttgggatcaaggatctcctagactttactggaattaaggatgtactcagccttgctggaataaaggatctcctcagctttgttggaaccaaggatttcttaggctttgctgggatcaaggatctcccaggctttgctttcctggagtcaaggatctcttagactttgctggaattaagaatgtactcagccttgctggaataaaggatctcctcagatttgttggaaccaaggatttcttaggctttgctgggatcaaggatctcccaggctttgctttcctggagtcaaggatctcttagactttgctggaattaagaatgtactcagccttgctggaataaaggatcacCTCAGATTTGTTGGAACCaaggatttcttaggctttgctgggatcaaggatctcccaggctttgctttcctggagtcaaggatctcttagactttgctggaattaagaatgtactcagccttgctggaataaaggatctcctcagctttgttgggatcaaggatctcccaggctttgctttcctggagtcaaggatctcctagactttgctggaattaagaatgtactcagccttgctggaataaaggatcttctcagctttgctgggatcaaggatctcccaggctttgctttcctggagtcaaggatctcctagactttgctgggATCATGGAGCTAAGGAACTTGTCCATTTTGTTAACCTGCGCCATATGATATTATTATCAAGTTGCTGCAAAATTATTTAGCCCCACAACGTGAGgaaattgctttgctatgtaatttacatttcatcagatctctttgattcacttatttctctttcttctttttctttttaaacaaatgaaacaatatcatgattttttttttttaaaaagaaagaatacattaGCCCCCAAATGTGGGGCCATTTCTCTATTATGTAGCTCATAgaatcttcatttcatcaatatatttcatttgttcacttctctatttttctttaaagcaaTGAGACAATATTATGATTGCttaaatattactacatgaccccctgtttttcttttaaaaagcaGGGCAATGATCCATTATGTTCAAATTGTAAAGCAGAGAAAATAATAACGCATAAAACTTATCTTGTGTTGGGAAATTCCCCAAAATTCTATATAGAGTCCCTCGGTAAAACATTTGTTGGAGGAACCCGCATTTTTGGGATCTTGATGTTGAATGCACTAAGAGGAACTTTCCTTCCTCTAGGTGTTTCCTAGCTTTGGAGCCGTGCTTGCGAAGGGACTGctttttccctctcctttttcccagtccccagtggagtcgccaaaatgtgagagtgcttttttctttagcacacaggcccaaggatcctgggccaaatagttgtgttttggtggactgggcttggttcaccgcagctaaatgggggctgattacgaactaagttgtgcgcaagtcacataaatctcctcaaggcaaaaatgcgattcctccccgggcgtactgtcgtgggatcccgggacgtactgtcgtgggatcccggggcgtattaggcctgtaagaacccagaagctctggttctctgcactatacaatctttctccatgcttgttatgcaatgaagttttgtcctttccttttacctctataggtcctacacaagaacaactatacaaggcacacatcttcaaataattgttagtttcttagattaggatatatatatatatatatatatacatatattaatacatatacatatatgtaaatgaatttcataaggatgattcagccacgaggatcctggccccaattctcacagacttatgcttttgcacaagacttgtgggatttggaactcaagtctgagtggctttgcttgggcagggactcagctttacaagcaagaatatatatgtattgagcagcaagaagcagaagcagtaaagaaatatgcaaagtaattgttagaaattctcaaagcaatatgagatatttcattatttttttcttgattgtagattacaaatgtgctcactaagacgtgatacaaggttcaaataagctcaaaaattacagactttgatggctattcaagcctctaagacttgcaaagtttgaatccttttgaatccaagtatgtgctatagtggctgtttctgggataccgggagacattcctctgtttttcttttaaaaaaacagagttctaatgactctgttatgatattcttcctactgaaaatcctctgcctttcaacatgggttttctcttccttttatagtgtgttttctagggctccatggtactagtgatttttctcttttgcccctcagagcttgtgctgtgacagttgctcaagggctggtctcttccatttttctcatagttttcatcttttattgctgtttctctaaaagtcatttgctgactttccattccggggcgtccTCAGCAATTAGctttcaatctctcttctttcaagatTTCTCATTTAGCCGTTGGTGTTATTTCCTTgttgtcattattcccaaataattggaatcttttactgctgggttgaaagttctcttccagTTGCTTCCCTTTATAGTTCTTCATTCTGGGTTTCTCGATGTACCAGCTTTTTATTCATGAATTGTCACTCTCCAAGTTTCTGGTTCTTTGCTGTACCACTGggtgcttgagaaggacatatctgttcttcatttattgtatttcgtggtaacccttttgagctgtctcaatcccacGTTAGCTGTGCTGCACGTcccgaggatcccgagcctctggcagcctctgggtatcccggcccagttctttcactggattttgctggattttttaatggccgttttgctggaaatctgaacataaattgggccttaatgttgattcttcttgctgcttgaattgggccttctttacttttcatggaatgtgaAATTTTAGCCTTCAACAGGGTCTAAATAAACTtttgtattttcacacatttcgaaCTTTCAAAAATGGTTATAGGGTGACTAGTGTGACTTTCCTATTTGGAAAGTAACAATATATAGTCACACCGTAATCGACTTGAGATTAATGCAATACATGAGTACAAAGAGCACTAACAAGTTGTTAGTGCGCCTAGACTACCAACCCTGTTggtgtaaaaaaatattttctcaaactataatatataatgtaatagtGGATTTGGACGTGACTTTTTTGCTAAAACTTAAAGGAGAAGTTAAAAGAAAGTTTGATCAATTTCGTTTTTGAATGCAGATTTGACTGTGGGTGGCGAACAGGGGTGCAGCTAATTCCTGTCAACTGTGATAGCAAGAACAATTTTCTTATCACAAAAGCAGCATTGGAAGCAGCATACGAAAGAGCCCAACAAGACAATATCAATGTGAAGGGCTTGATCATAGCAAACCCGTCAAACCCTTTGGGCACGGTTTTAGACAGAGACACATTGAGAAGCCTAGTGAGCTTcatcaataaaaagaaaatccatttaGTCAGCGACGAAATATATGCAGCCAGTGTGTTCAGCACTCCAAGTTTCATTAGCGTTTCCGAAATTATAGAGGAAATGGAATGTGACCGTGATCTCATTCATAACTTCACTCAGCTAGCTTTTTGCATGAAAGTTGGTCGATTAGTTCACAAGATTACAAATCGAATTAATTATTTGTGGCCTCAAGAACAAGAAGGCTTAGAGCATCTACAGCAGTGgaactaaatttttagcaatttagttccaccaaaagttactttatctattttacctacatacatgctgcagcagtggatctattttagctttcaacacaataaaataatatattcatcacaataaaataatatttctactacaataaaataatatatcactaccaccacacagcacaaacatcgtccaccaccaccacacagcacaaacatcctcctccaccaccaccaccaccaccggtcCACAgcagagaaacaaaaaaaaaaaaaaaaaaaaaaaaaccaaatcctCAATCcagaccaaacaaaatcaccaacCGGAGACAAACCCAGCACACATCGGAGACAAACCCACGCGTCAATGCTGCTCACGCTGTCAACATCCTCGCCAATGCTTTGGTTTCCGATTACGCTATATCGGAAAGTGACGATGAGAGAGGAGAGTGGGACGGCGATGGCATGGGCTGGGATGGCAACGGTGTGGGTTGGGCTGGGATGGCGTGAGACggcgacggcgtgggctgggctgggagatgagagcttgagagatgagagcttgagagagatgagagtgCACGgtgaaagaataaaataatgaaaaaaaataaagtgtgttatattattttaatcggagttggaataaaaaattaatttttttttttagatgtgtgctacagtgcacatctatctatagatgtacACTGGagcaaataagctaaaaattATAGGTTTGCCTCCACTGCTGTAAGCCTTTTTTGATATATTGGTGAAGATAAAATAGCATTATAACTTTTTGGTTCCACTGTTGCAAATGCTCCTACAGATCACACCGCATCTTTATAGAACATTAATGCCCCAGACGGCAAGAAAACTTAAACATGTCATTTTCTGCTGAGCTGAGCAAAGAAACAGGATTTTGTCTGCCATTGTATACAAACTGACAATGGGTCCTAAAAATCAAACTAGCAAAGGTCGGTTTATTTGCTGAGACAAAAGGAGGTCATTTGGCTAATTAAGCAACCATTTGTACATACACAAATTAATGATGTCCATGCATGGTAGGTCAGGTATATGTCTCCTCGGCTTGGTGAAAGTGACTATATATAAACATCGCTATATTTAGTGCCCACATAAACCCAAATAATTAAAGAACATCGAGACAACTGTCGTCTCCCTCACCAGTTTGGCCAAAAACTGTGACCCTTTAACAGTGACATTGCATATTTCTTGCGAGCTACAATCACTAAGTTTACTCCTAAAATTTCACAATAGACAACAGACTACGATACTACTACATGAGCAACACGTTATTACTTTTTAGTGCATTATCATTATACTAGTGGCATTGAAGTCAAATACTCAATatgcatatattatataaaagtgGGAGTGGGAAATTTGGACAAGTAAATATGTACATTTTGTAGATAAACGAGCAAGAAGTGTCTATCGATCAACATCATCGCCATCGATTATGGGCTTATAGATGAGTTGGAATTTTCTGAAATCGAGTCATAGTGACGAAATAAACATGTAGCACGCTTATAAACTACATATATTATATTCCAAGCTCGAACGTGGCCTTGGATGTCATGCTTAATGCGTTAACTATATATAAGATTAATAGTGTGCCACTAATTAAGTCAATAATGAATGCAACATTTGCAATTGGTGATGTCATGCATGttgcaattttattattattattattatttaatgtcTGTTTGTTAGCATTGACTTATTTGTGTTCTAAACAAACTCGTTAAGGTAAGGGTTGTTCTTACATCTTATACTTGATTGAACTTCGGATTCACACTATATGTTAAATATGAGACTcatttaaaaacattttgaaGACGAAAAAACAGATGAATTCACACAAGCACTTTACCAGCCGtcaaaagaaatattttaatcatcatatattatatatactagcatGTAACTCCATGCAAATGCACGGAggtatttaaaattaaacaaaatttttattataaaaatatgaataattagtcaaattaattttttttaaacatgtaacacatgcattcacgcatacatatagatatagatatatttaaaattaaacacaatattttatcataaaatatcgataattagtcaaattatgtttttaaagtAAACATGATTAGttacatattaaaattttacctaaatttaatactacttataatcatttttttctaattattaataaaatagaacatgtggtgatttttattatgtgatgatttttattttatttatttattgagaaacatgtggtgatttttattatgtatatgtgagttttatttatttattttatagttcattaatattagattcttaatattttgcactcattaactcacttcaCACAAAGATTAAATGGGACATGTGGCACAatattaaactctaattgaaattcaatttttacactaaattaactcacttgacacaaaattctaaattttagattaaatgagacacatggcataaaattagactctaattgaattccaatttgaaatttaattgaattttctctctgctttaccgattattatatatatagattaacaAACTAAACATTGAAAAGgtacttaattaattttagaaattaatacatTTCCTATAGGGTAGTTGTCCAATGTCAGACAACTTACAAATATCAATACTTTCAAAAATGGACATTTCTAATCCCATGAAAAACTTATAACACCCACACTTACTATCTAGTGGGGAAAAAATGGTACTAACCAAACAGCAACGACATCTCAAACCTTATTTTCTAAGTACAATTTAgtaggaaataaattaatgagaATAAAATCTTAAAGATTAGGGTGTACAGCACCTgttaatgtgataaaatttaaaataaattattcacgTTTTTTTAGGGATGTGGAAAAAACTGAATATGTATTAAATGTGTGTCAATTTAGATGAAGAAAGTCAAATCATTTTGTGATAAAACACagctgaaaaataaaacttagcCAATTTCCTATGCAGGTGGAATTTGTgataaatcataaatgaatCATAGTTGGTTCATTAACATGTGCTAGCCGGCACCTGTTAACAAAGTCCTTATCTATAAAATAACAGTAGAGGGACAAGCATTTATCAAATGTTAAACCAATTTAAATTatctaacaacaacaacacagcATAATAGTGTGactcccaaatttttttatggttggCTATTTCCATTTATAACAAAATGACCTACCGCAATATaagcttagtttttttttttttttttaaatgtattttataTAACATAAAACTGAGAATACTTCACCTTTTAACAAATCTAAACCTCAATTTCTTAATTGTCAAAGGCTTTGTAGTTGAATTGATACATTCTTATGCAAAAAGTATTTGGAGAGTAAAGGTTCAAAGTGCGAAGTTAgcaacatattgtaattatatctaaaaaaaaaacctcattctCTTAATGAAAAGTTTTACTTGCAGAAAGATTTAGCGTGTGTTTggattgaaattaaaattataaattatttcactattcagcttatttttactactattcatgggtcccattgcactttttggtattattcatgagctccactgtactatttcaactaacttttacctttatttacaatattttcaataataagttttcagtttcagcaaaataagcggtatccaaacagacccttaatatcttataatttttactatatctttaaaattaatacattttttttataggataaaattaataaacttaaataaaCTTCAAGTTAAAAAGTTGGATCACCCCCTCCCcccttctttattttattcattatatcttaaaattttgaccTTGGTTGAGTTTATCATATAACGTTTCTAAGTGCCCGTTTGTTTCAGCATTTGAAGTTCAAAAGTTGCATTTTCAAAAAAGTCagcccaaaaatagtgtttGGTAAGTATgaaacgcaactttttggaaaaagttgaaGAGAACGCGCGTTTGAGTTATGGAGCTCTGAAGGTCCATAAACAAAAAGTTCATGCACATTTTGAAGCTATCCATTAGGCTCTTCCGAAtattaccaaattacccttgATAAATCATCAGTTCTCACTCTGTGCCTCATTCCTCTCATCTCATATCTCTGCTCTCccaacaaatttccaaatccaaacacaaaaaaatctataacaagTTCCCAAATCAGctaaggcaaaaaaaaaatcaatcccttgcaaattaggattcctcaaaatgcaaaacaaaaaaacatcagAATATAGCAAAATGATAGAATTACAAGACGAAATTGAGGGCAAATGCGTCAACAACACTGAGCTCTAGGTTCGATCAAATCAGCGAACCCCTCCCAATCAAACCTTCCGACTCCAACTCCGAccccattttcgatctccaagcCCTTCCCTCTCAGCCACTCGCCGTCTCCGAACTCCACCGCCTCATCTTTGTCGTGCACTTCGATGGATTCTACATCGCCAGAACCTGAGTGGGACGCTATCGATTCCGCAAAGAATCAACAAACAAAgtgctaagaaaaaaaaaaaaagaaaaaaaaagagagagacgaAGAAGGAGAGCTTTGGAACGTTCTGGAGTTTGGAGGAATGGCAgggaaaaaaaggaggaaagaaggataaaaaagaaaagagtaaggttatgtgtgtggaggagaaaaaaagagggaaaaaaaaatgccgtgtgtggaggataaaaaaagagggggaaaaaaaggaaaaaggaagaaggaaatgttatcacaaaattttcacaattttttcacaataaattttaaggggtaggttattattagctaatattggtgagaaaaaaataatttttttagaaagagaaaaaaataattttaatagtatgttaaaattaaaatcagtatcaatttttatcacaatattttcacaataaatcttaagtggtaggttattattagctaatattggtgagaaaaaaataattttaatagtatgttaaaattaaaatcagtatcaatttttatcacgatattttcacaataaatcttaagtagtaggttattattagttaatattggtgagaaaaaaataatttttttagaaagagaaaaattgatttaagtatgatgaagtagtttttttttttggctaaacaagtatgatgaagtagttgatttaagtatgaaataaactcacataaaaaaaaagtatgaaataaactcccttatatatatatatattgtcatttttggtaatttatccttcaaactgccacttttataagtgctagccaaacactcagtttttcaaaaagcactttttaacagtttttaccaaacactcagctttttgaaaatgcactttttcattatgcacttttacaaaaagttgaaccaaactcaccctaaaaAGTAAAGATTGAAAGAATACTTTCATGATTTAATACAATACTCAAATAAATTTTtcaggccttttttttttttggttaaataatAACTTTTATACAACTAAAAAGCCTCTTTATCaagttatttaattatgtagtatttttttgaaatttgattttgctaaaatcaagttcaaagtaaaacttgattttgtcaAAGTCGAGTTCTACGCAAGTAACCACTGATGTGGCATGGTCGATGTGGAACTAAGAACtactaaactcgagttccatgttgCCACATCAATGGTTATTGCATAGAATTTAACTTTggcaaaatcgagttttactTTGAATTCAACTTTGACAAAATCTAGTTCCGAAGGAGCACATAACTAAATTAATTGGGAATGAAGAtttttagggtctgtttgagatccgtttattttactgaaactgaaaactttatGCTGAAAGTGcggtagataaaggtaaaagttagctgaaataatacaatgagactcatgaatagtaccaaaaagtgcagtgggactcataaatagtaaaaaaaaaaaaattaaatactaaaataagttggcaaaaataatttttaccaaATGGACacttagagcattagtattagtggtgctaaaaagctatttttagcaccaccataTACAAAAAGGGTGCAACATTGGTGGTGGTAtaggtaaaatttttacctaCACAACTACAGTGCACAGCCATGactgtgcactgtagctcaaaactaaactcaaaaataattttttattcccaccttacgttaaattttttttttttatctcttttttcctCTACCCGATTTCAGTCATTCACTTTCTCAGATCAAACTCTCACCTCTGCCACCGATTCATCATCCTTTCACCACCGCCACTAAAGCTTACCATCGCCACCGAAACTCACCATTGCCGATTCATCATCCTTctccctttacttttttttttttttcttccactcCTTACCGACCCAACTCCCCTACCCCACGTTGTCGACCCACGCTGGCCCATCTCAACCTCGCCGCCGACCCAAGCCCTAGGCCCCAAGTCCCAAGTTGACCCACGCCAACCCATCTCGCCCTCTCTTCTGTCTGGCCCATCTCGGCCACTCTTCTCTGTTTGGGTAACCAATTTCTTCAAAGCTTGCTTGTTGATTTACAAGTGAGTTGTCTTTGTCTTCTTCATCATTTAATGCTTAGGGTTTTTGATTTGGGTAATTGGAATGACAAATTTTTCATGTCAGTTGGgaattgttttagtaaaaaaaaaaaaatttatatttataatttggggttaaaaaatattattgttactgtaagaaccaagtacaagaattctgggccttagatcccttgggctcacaatttatttgtagtgggtttaaggatttcctacaatgggtcgttctcggcagagagactcaaagcgacactcagttgaaatgctctctccttgactgttttctctcaatttttctgaaccccttcttctcccaactttcctctatttatagccaaggttagtggggagatcatgattacattcaccgttagtgctattgaaggtccagtattatctagttaaagtggttgtttaggtgaaagggcggtgcagcatttatgatcttggaacttggctccattttcaccgattgtgttcggcaactcacgttcccgtgcatatcatgaccttcccgggtattgactcatgcgctctaccgggaaacattaaccggtcaaccccgggaacttaatacccaaaacttgtttttggctctaaggcagtttcaagaagggcataaggtagctggaactttctgctgggcctgcgcccaaggccggtatgggcttgggcccggggcctagatgggtctgggcccaaggccagtatgggctttgggagctcggtgccgtacaatagcccccccttgattcatactcggtcgccgaggagaatcaaggagctgcctgggccttttgacctcgggaGTCTTTTAGTCTGCgacttctggctgtcacttctcattaatagtcatctcaaaagacgcgccgtttcgcggcgccaggcgcagtcgtcattactgcctgacggttcgtgaaccgaagcggcgcgcaaatcggttacacttggcatttgctgggtcgctcgttcaccgtgcccatttattgcttgatcaagcgtttcttctttccccatttcttctggctctataaatagttcttctccaaacgtcactccatttttccttcgcctctgatctttagtgcctactctctgccgaccacatttctatgtgcttgcttgctcagcgttcttttcctccttagaacccaaagtaagtctttcttccccttcctgttccttcagatttgtttctttgagtttattcttgtagttttaggctttatagatgggttattcttaccttctagataccccggctgctttggccacctttaggagtaaatttagtatccccagtgacgtggacgtggcttactgccatgagagtgatatggaactccaccgagggcaggatacagccttctttcctttgatgtccatcttagaaggtagggttaggttcccggtagatcccctcctgataagcacacttacctacta
This genomic stretch from Quercus robur chromosome 4, dhQueRobu3.1, whole genome shotgun sequence harbors:
- the LOC126721832 gene encoding 1-aminocyclopropane-1-carboxylate synthase 1-like, giving the protein MYVFQLCFDLIQKWIRRNPKASICTAEGVHEFKNIAIFQDYHGFKEFRQAVANFMGKARGGSVTFDPDRIVMSGGATGANETVMFCLANSGDAFLVPSPSAFDCGWRTGVQLIPVNCDSKNNFLITKAALEAAYERAQQDNINVKGLIIANPSNPLGTVLDRDTLRSLVSFINKKKIHLVSDEIYAASVFSTPSFISVSEIIEEMECDRDLIHNFTQLAFCMKVGRLVHKITNRINYLWPQEQEGLEHLQQWN